A section of the Anas platyrhynchos isolate ZD024472 breed Pekin duck chromosome 37, IASCAAS_PekinDuck_T2T, whole genome shotgun sequence genome encodes:
- the LOC140001121 gene encoding uncharacterized protein isoform X3, whose product MAELDEDRYRPAVPPRAACAYTGCYCEENVWKLCDYIRSRGERPVEEFYAVFISNERRMVPLWKQKSGHGDEPVVWVRPSVLSLSVFKCVPLQLRSAGSDVGSVRYLCWNEFRFMSPLSIRKHSVCARGPFRPQPSCSSVLVFIILLQQPKCNPFIVHREIAVRWPIKPPGDKA is encoded by the exons ATGGCGGAGCTGGATGAGGACCGGTACCGGCCGGCGGTGCCTCCCCGAGCCGCCTGCGCCTACACCGGCTGCTACTG TGAGGAAAACGTGTGGAAGCTGTGCGACTACATCAGGAGTCGGGGGGAGCGCCCTGTGGAGGAGTTCTACGCGGTTTTCATCTCCAACGAGAGGAGGATG GTCCCGCTCTGGAAACAGAAGTCAGGGCATGGAGATGAGCCTGTTGTCTGGGTAAGgccctctgttctttctttgtcagtATTTAAGTGCGTGCCTCTGCAGCTGAGGTCTGCAGGATCAGATGTGGGTAGTGTTAGATACCTCTGCTGGAATGAATTTAGGTTTATGTCCCCCctgagcatcaggaagcactcTGTATgtgccagaggtcccttccgaccTCAGCCGTCCTGTAGTTCTGtattagtatttattattcTTCTACAGCAGCCTAAATGCAACCCTTTTATTGTTCACAGGGAAATAGCAGTGAGATGGCCCATAAAACCACCAGGTGACAAAGCTTAG